One stretch of Vulpes lagopus strain Blue_001 chromosome 12, ASM1834538v1, whole genome shotgun sequence DNA includes these proteins:
- the LOC121474082 gene encoding LOW QUALITY PROTEIN: UDP-glucuronosyltransferase 2B4-like (The sequence of the model RefSeq protein was modified relative to this genomic sequence to represent the inferred CDS: deleted 1 base in 1 codon; substituted 1 base at 1 genomic stop codon), translating to MQLDQHKPNPQTAGGSMAKATEALQVAKKETEEFAQSSGQNGIVVFTPGSVVGTEQRANVIASALAQIPQKVLWRFDVKKPETSGPNTRLYKXVPLNDFLGHPKTKAFITHGGTNSFYEAIYHSIPTVGISFFEGQPDNILYMKAKGAAVGLNLNIMSSTDLLNALRTLINDPSLRENAMWLSIVHHNQLTKPLDQAVFWIEFAIHHKGAKHLGPASYNLTWFQYHSLDVTGLLLASVAIVTFLVIKCCFVVKSSRKEGE from the exons ATGCAGCTCGATCAGCATAAGCCAAATCCGCAGACTGCAGGAGGTTCTATGGCCAAGGCTACAGAGGCCTTGCAAGTGGCA aaaaaagaaacagaagagtttGCCCAGAGTTCTGGACAAAATGGTATTGTGGTTTTTACTCCGGGGTCAGTGGTCGGGACAGAACAAAGAGCTAATGTGATTGCATCAGCCCTTGCCCAGATTCCACAAAAG GTTCTATGGAGATTTGATGTGAAGAAACCAGAAACCTCAGGACCCAATACTCGGTTGTATAAGTGAGTCCCCCTGAATGACTTTCTTG GTCATCCAAAAACCAAAGCTTTTATAACTCATGGTGGAACCAACAGCTTCTATGAGGCCATCTATCACAGTATC CCTACAGTgggcatttctttctttgaggGTCAACCTGATAACATCCTTTATATGAAGGCCAAGGGAGCAGCTGTTGGTTTGAACTTGAACATAATGTCAAGTACAGATTTGCTCAATGCATTGAGGACACTCATTAATGATCCTTCACtg agagag AATGCCATGTGGTTATCAATCGTTCATCATAATCAGCTTACAAAGCCTCTGGATCAAGCAGTCTTCTGGATTGAGTTTGCCATTCATCACAAAGGAGCCAAGCACCTAGGCCCAGCTTCTTACAACCTCACCTGGTTCCAATACCACTCTTTGGATGTGACTGGCCTCCTATTGGCCTCTGTGGCAATTGTTACTTTCCTCGTCATAAAATGTTGTTTTGTTGTCAAAAGTTCAAGAAAAGAAGGGGAATAG